Proteins encoded in a region of the Sphingopyxis sp. OAS728 genome:
- a CDS encoding glycoside hydrolase family 43 protein: MKSLILGMALLNGGTAAAENPIVPGWYADPEIRIFGDRYWIYPTYSDHGDTPDLSRHFNEQQKKLREQKTVRPSYHFQTFFNVFSSPDLVHWTKHSHALDVENVAWAAYAVWAPSAIEKDGKYYLFFGANDIQSDDQRGGIGVAVSDRPEGPFKDAIGKPLIDAFHNGAQPIDQFVFRDDDGQHYLYYGGWKHCNVVRLGNDLTSIEPFADGTTYKEITPPGYVEGSFMVKRKGVYYLMWSEGGWTGPDYSVAYAMGPSPTGPFKPMGKILEQDFKIARGAGHHSVVNVPGTDDWYIAYHRRPLDETSGERRQLAIDRMIFNADGTIAPVKMTNEGVAARPLPTRAANRGETK, translated from the coding sequence TTGAAATCGCTGATCTTGGGGATGGCGCTGCTTAACGGCGGTACGGCTGCGGCAGAGAATCCGATCGTCCCCGGCTGGTACGCCGATCCCGAAATCCGCATCTTCGGCGACCGTTACTGGATCTATCCGACCTATTCGGATCATGGCGACACGCCCGATCTCTCGCGCCATTTCAACGAACAGCAGAAAAAGCTGCGCGAACAGAAGACGGTCCGCCCGTCCTATCATTTCCAGACCTTCTTCAACGTCTTTTCCTCGCCCGATCTCGTCCACTGGACGAAGCACAGCCACGCGCTCGACGTCGAGAATGTCGCCTGGGCCGCCTATGCCGTCTGGGCGCCGTCGGCGATCGAGAAGGACGGCAAATATTATCTCTTCTTCGGCGCGAACGACATCCAGTCGGACGACCAGCGCGGCGGCATCGGCGTCGCGGTCAGCGACCGGCCCGAGGGGCCGTTCAAGGATGCGATCGGCAAACCGCTGATCGATGCCTTTCACAATGGCGCGCAGCCGATCGACCAGTTCGTTTTCCGCGACGATGATGGGCAGCATTATCTCTATTATGGCGGCTGGAAGCATTGCAACGTGGTGCGCCTCGGCAACGATTTGACCTCGATCGAGCCCTTCGCCGACGGCACGACCTACAAGGAAATCACGCCCCCCGGCTATGTCGAGGGATCGTTCATGGTGAAGCGGAAGGGCGTCTATTATCTGATGTGGTCGGAGGGCGGGTGGACCGGCCCCGACTATTCGGTTGCCTATGCGATGGGGCCGTCGCCGACCGGCCCGTTCAAGCCGATGGGCAAGATTCTCGAGCAGGATTTCAAGATCGCGCGCGGCGCGGGGCATCATTCGGTGGTCAATGTGCCCGGCACCGACGACTGGTATATTGCCTATCACCGCCGCCCGCTGGACGAGACGAGCGGCGAGCGGCGCCAGCTCGCGATCGACCGCATGATCTTCAACGCCGACGGCACGATCGCGCCGGTGAAAATGACGAACGAGGGCGTCGCAGCACGCCCGCTGCCGACACGGGCGGCAAACAGGGGAGAGACGAAGTGA
- a CDS encoding GH92 family glycosyl hydrolase, translated as MLGAAASALVLGSVGTPVALAQSSAQQVELVDYVNPLMGTDSSYRLSYGNTYPAVAVPFGMNSWTPVTGEPGSGWGYTYDGEKISGIKQTHQPSPWMNDYAAFALMAETGPVKVKQQERGSWFSHKAEVARPYSYKVYLADYDVTAEVAPTERAAQFRFTFPESDDAHILLDGLAGGSMVKVDVKNRRITGYVRNNHGGVPDNFHNYFVAEFDRDFTLARTWAGENAPTNELAREGDHVGAVLSFKTKKGDKVHVRVASSFISPEQALLNLRSEIGSDSFDTTQAKAKAAWEKELSRIRVTDPDPEKVRTFYSSLYRMLQFPRVFYEKDANGKIVHYSPYDGKVHDGYMFTDNGFWDTWRAVFPFFALMYPELDSQIMQGLVNTYKEGGWLPEWASPGYRNVMIGSNSANLIADAYYNGVRGFDVETLYEAMIKNATTSEGRPKDKAGKVIAAVGREGAEYYNRLGYVPYDVGINENAARTLEYATADFSIAQLATLLGKKADAKKYTERALNYRKLYNKESGWIRGRNQDGSWSTPFNPYKWGDAFTEGNALHYSWAVMQDVQGLMTLMGGREKFVERLDAIFTTPPIFDESYYGQVIHEIREMQIVDMGQYAHGNQPIQHMPYLYNWAGAPWKTQHHVRDIMAKLYSSAPDGYPGDEDNGQTSAWYVFSALGFYPVASATGEYAIGSPLFQKAVLTMPNGKTLTINAANNSNANVYLQSVALGGKPQSKTYFTHSALSQGGTVDFVMGAQPNKQWGTAPADAPFSISGRGK; from the coding sequence ATGCTGGGCGCCGCCGCAAGCGCGCTCGTGCTGGGCAGCGTGGGGACGCCCGTCGCGCTCGCGCAATCGAGCGCGCAGCAGGTCGAGCTCGTCGATTACGTCAACCCGCTGATGGGCACCGATTCCAGCTATCGCCTGTCCTACGGCAACACCTATCCCGCGGTCGCGGTGCCCTTCGGCATGAACAGCTGGACCCCGGTGACGGGCGAGCCCGGCAGCGGCTGGGGCTATACCTATGATGGCGAGAAGATCAGCGGCATCAAGCAGACGCACCAGCCGAGCCCGTGGATGAACGATTATGCCGCCTTTGCGCTGATGGCCGAAACCGGCCCGGTGAAGGTCAAGCAGCAGGAACGCGGCAGCTGGTTCAGCCACAAGGCCGAGGTCGCGCGGCCCTATTCGTACAAAGTCTATCTCGCCGACTATGACGTGACCGCCGAGGTCGCGCCGACCGAACGCGCCGCGCAGTTCCGCTTCACCTTCCCCGAAAGCGACGACGCGCACATCCTGCTCGACGGTCTCGCGGGCGGCTCGATGGTCAAGGTCGACGTCAAGAACCGCCGCATCACCGGCTATGTCCGCAACAATCACGGCGGCGTGCCGGACAATTTCCACAATTATTTCGTCGCCGAATTCGACCGCGACTTCACGCTCGCGCGCACTTGGGCGGGCGAGAACGCGCCGACGAACGAGCTGGCGCGCGAAGGCGACCATGTCGGCGCGGTACTGAGCTTCAAGACGAAGAAGGGCGACAAGGTCCATGTCCGCGTCGCCTCCTCGTTCATCAGCCCCGAACAGGCGCTGTTGAACCTGCGCAGCGAAATCGGCAGCGACAGCTTCGACACGACGCAGGCGAAGGCGAAGGCGGCGTGGGAGAAGGAACTGTCGCGTATCCGCGTCACCGATCCCGACCCCGAAAAGGTCCGGACCTTCTATTCGTCGCTGTACCGGATGCTGCAATTCCCGCGCGTTTTTTACGAAAAGGACGCGAACGGAAAGATCGTCCACTACAGCCCGTACGACGGCAAGGTGCACGACGGTTACATGTTCACCGACAACGGCTTCTGGGACACGTGGCGCGCGGTCTTCCCCTTCTTTGCGCTGATGTATCCCGAGCTCGACAGCCAGATCATGCAGGGACTGGTCAACACCTATAAGGAGGGCGGCTGGCTGCCCGAATGGGCGAGCCCCGGCTATCGCAACGTGATGATCGGGTCGAACTCGGCGAACCTGATCGCCGACGCCTATTATAACGGCGTGCGCGGCTTCGATGTCGAGACGCTGTACGAAGCGATGATCAAGAATGCGACGACGAGCGAGGGCCGCCCGAAGGACAAGGCGGGCAAGGTCATCGCCGCGGTCGGGCGTGAGGGCGCCGAATATTATAACCGCCTCGGTTATGTCCCCTATGACGTCGGGATCAACGAGAATGCTGCGCGCACGCTCGAATATGCGACCGCCGACTTCTCGATCGCGCAGCTCGCAACGCTGCTCGGCAAGAAAGCCGATGCGAAGAAATATACCGAGCGCGCGCTGAACTATCGCAAGCTCTATAACAAGGAGAGCGGCTGGATCCGCGGCCGCAACCAGGACGGATCGTGGTCGACGCCGTTCAACCCCTATAAGTGGGGCGACGCCTTCACCGAGGGCAATGCGCTTCACTATAGCTGGGCGGTGATGCAGGACGTCCAGGGTCTGATGACCCTGATGGGCGGGCGCGAGAAGTTCGTCGAACGCCTTGACGCAATCTTCACCACGCCGCCGATCTTCGACGAAAGCTATTATGGGCAGGTGATCCACGAGATCCGCGAGATGCAGATCGTCGACATGGGGCAGTACGCCCATGGCAACCAGCCGATCCAGCACATGCCCTATCTCTATAATTGGGCCGGTGCGCCGTGGAAGACGCAGCATCATGTCCGCGACATCATGGCGAAGCTCTATTCGTCGGCGCCTGACGGCTATCCGGGCGACGAGGATAACGGCCAGACCTCGGCCTGGTATGTCTTCTCCGCCTTGGGCTTCTACCCGGTCGCCTCGGCGACGGGCGAATATGCGATCGGCAGCCCGCTGTTCCAGAAGGCGGTGCTGACGATGCCCAACGGCAAGACGCTGACGATCAACGCCGCGAACAACAGCAATGCGAACGTCTATCTCCAGTCGGTCGCGCTCGGCGGCAAGCCGCAGAGCAAGACCTATTTCACCCACAGCGCTTTGTCGCAGGGCGGAACGGTCGACTTCGTGATGGGCGCCCAGCCGAACAAGCAATGGGGGACCGCCCCCGCCGATGCGCCCTTCTCGATCAGCGGGCGTGGAAAGTAG
- a CDS encoding glycoside hydrolase family 125 protein, whose product MTPNRREIMAGAGALALAAAMPAAARAAAGGFASKRPAPAERAFTSPAIEAEIARVKAKIADPELAWLFENCYPNTLDTTVQTGTLDGRPDTFVITGDIEAMWLRDSSAQVQPYIHLVAKDAKLKRLFQGLIQRQARCILIDPYANAFDKDPTAPSKLEWSQTDKTEMTPGVAERKWEIDSLCYAMRLSHEYWTRTKDKAPFDDTWSRAMKLAVATFREQQRKNGPGPYSFQRPALQPTDSLMLSGYGAPTKKVGLIHSMFRPSDDACLYPFLIPSNLFAVSVLRKIATVLREARGDNAAATDAEALAAEVDAALKAHALIDDGKGGQVWAYEIDGFGNYVFMDDANVPSLSGLPLIDVVDKKDPIFLRTAALAWSERNPYFFRGTAAEGIGGPHIGLDMIWPMSIITRAMNADDDATILQCLRWLKTTHGGTGFMHESFHKDDPKNFTRSWFAWANALFGQLIVEVADKRPALLARPL is encoded by the coding sequence ATGACCCCCAATCGCCGCGAGATCATGGCCGGCGCCGGCGCACTCGCGCTGGCGGCCGCGATGCCCGCCGCCGCACGCGCCGCTGCGGGCGGCTTCGCCAGCAAGCGTCCCGCGCCCGCCGAGCGCGCCTTCACCAGCCCCGCGATCGAGGCCGAAATCGCCCGCGTGAAAGCCAAGATCGCCGACCCCGAACTCGCGTGGCTGTTCGAGAATTGCTACCCGAACACGCTCGACACGACGGTGCAGACGGGGACGCTCGATGGCCGTCCCGACACTTTCGTCATCACCGGCGATATCGAGGCGATGTGGCTGCGCGACAGCTCGGCGCAGGTGCAGCCCTATATCCACCTCGTTGCCAAGGATGCGAAGCTCAAGCGGCTGTTCCAGGGGCTGATCCAGCGGCAGGCGCGCTGCATCCTGATCGATCCCTATGCCAATGCGTTCGACAAGGATCCGACCGCACCGTCGAAGCTCGAATGGTCGCAGACCGACAAGACCGAGATGACGCCCGGCGTCGCCGAGCGGAAATGGGAAATCGACTCGCTCTGCTACGCGATGCGGCTGTCCCACGAATATTGGACGCGCACGAAGGACAAGGCACCCTTCGACGACACATGGTCGCGCGCGATGAAGCTCGCGGTCGCAACCTTCCGCGAGCAGCAGCGCAAGAACGGCCCCGGCCCGTACAGTTTCCAGCGCCCCGCGCTCCAGCCGACCGACAGCCTGATGCTGAGCGGTTATGGCGCGCCGACGAAGAAGGTGGGGCTGATCCACTCGATGTTCCGCCCGTCGGACGATGCGTGCCTCTATCCCTTCCTCATCCCGTCGAACCTGTTCGCCGTGTCGGTGTTGCGCAAGATCGCCACCGTCCTCCGCGAAGCACGTGGCGACAATGCGGCGGCAACCGATGCCGAGGCGCTCGCCGCCGAGGTCGACGCCGCGTTGAAGGCGCATGCGCTGATCGACGATGGCAAGGGCGGTCAGGTCTGGGCCTATGAGATCGACGGCTTCGGCAACTATGTCTTCATGGACGACGCCAATGTGCCGAGCCTGTCGGGGTTGCCGCTGATCGACGTCGTCGACAAGAAGGATCCGATCTTCCTGCGCACCGCGGCGCTCGCCTGGTCGGAGCGTAACCCCTATTTCTTCCGGGGCACGGCGGCCGAGGGGATTGGCGGGCCGCACATCGGTCTCGACATGATCTGGCCGATGTCGATCATCACCCGCGCGATGAACGCCGACGACGATGCGACGATCCTGCAATGCCTGCGCTGGCTGAAGACGACGCACGGCGGCACCGGCTTCATGCACGAAAGCTTCCACAAGGATGATCCCAAGAATTTCACGCGCAGCTGGTTCGCATGGGCGAACGCGCTGTTCGGCCAGCTGATCGTCGAGGTCGCTGACAAGCGCCCCGCGCTGCTCGCGCGGCCGCTGTGA
- a CDS encoding GH92 family glycosyl hydrolase — MITTSRRQLLATTGLLALGGAIPAGCSRSVAGGAALAPGKPNLFIGTGGHGHTFPGASLPFGMAQLSPDTNTHGWDACSGYHQKDGSIMGFSHTHLSGTGIGDMLDVLVVPTRRELKLEPGTIEKPGEGFRQRYSDEHAEPGYYRVKLETGVLAELTVTERCGLHRYHFGQGAGHILIDFAHAIEDDWDKGIVVEKASLDLGEDGTLTGSRQVNRWAKGRHIHFAMQMSRRPDRVQFFGDDGKAAPDGAKSIKGNRLKVAFFFDEAGGDPILIKTGLSAVAVQGARDALAGEAKGWDFDGAVKAARGTWAKALGGVRVSGGTEAQRVIMASALYHAQLAPTLFTDRDGRYVGLDREVHRAEKGEEAFSTYSLWDTYRALHPLLTLIDPERAALLVRDICRQTAQSPAGPLVWPLQGVETACMIGWHGVSVLAEAHAKGIKADYAAAWPNIRRRAFDRDYKDIDSTLGRGFYYDLGYIPCDEVWESVSRTQEYAYDDWAMAHLADAVGAKDDAAALRKRAQNYRGVIDPETRFARPRFKDGSWWKDYDPVQIGHNVKKWRDYTEANGWQATFLNQHDVYGLIEHFGGDAEFEKKLDALFNAPSTLPDNAPPDISGLVGQYAHGNEPNHHVAYMYAYCGAPAKAQAMVRRLLVEMYRNDPDGVIGNDDCGQMSAWFILSALGFYPVDPVSAIYVFGSPLFDVAEVTVGAGKTLTVRAEGNGPDRPYVQSVRWNGKPWSKNWIAHSDLIGGGELVFEMGAKPSQFGTAKADRPPSFGANSR, encoded by the coding sequence ATGATCACCACCAGCCGCCGCCAGCTTCTCGCAACCACGGGCCTTCTCGCGCTCGGCGGCGCGATCCCCGCCGGCTGTTCGCGTTCGGTTGCGGGCGGCGCCGCGCTCGCGCCCGGCAAGCCCAATCTCTTTATCGGCACCGGCGGCCACGGCCACACCTTCCCCGGCGCGTCGCTGCCGTTCGGGATGGCGCAGCTCAGCCCCGATACGAACACGCATGGCTGGGATGCCTGCTCGGGCTATCACCAGAAAGATGGCTCGATCATGGGGTTCAGCCACACGCACCTGTCGGGCACCGGCATCGGCGATATGCTCGATGTGCTGGTGGTGCCGACGCGGCGCGAGCTGAAGCTCGAACCCGGCACGATCGAAAAGCCCGGCGAGGGTTTTCGCCAGCGCTATTCGGACGAACATGCCGAGCCCGGCTATTACCGCGTGAAGCTCGAAACCGGCGTGCTCGCCGAGCTCACCGTCACCGAACGCTGCGGCCTGCACCGCTATCATTTCGGACAGGGCGCGGGCCATATCCTGATCGATTTCGCGCACGCGATCGAGGACGATTGGGACAAGGGCATCGTCGTCGAAAAGGCGTCGCTCGACCTTGGCGAAGACGGCACGCTGACCGGCAGCCGGCAGGTCAATCGCTGGGCGAAGGGCCGCCACATCCATTTTGCGATGCAAATGTCGCGCCGCCCCGACCGGGTGCAATTTTTCGGCGACGACGGCAAAGCCGCGCCCGACGGCGCCAAGTCGATCAAGGGCAACAGGCTCAAGGTCGCCTTCTTCTTCGACGAAGCGGGCGGCGATCCGATCCTGATCAAGACCGGCCTTTCGGCGGTCGCGGTGCAGGGTGCGCGCGACGCGCTCGCCGGCGAAGCGAAGGGCTGGGATTTCGACGGCGCGGTCAAGGCCGCGCGCGGCACCTGGGCCAAGGCGCTCGGCGGTGTCCGGGTGTCGGGCGGGACCGAGGCGCAGCGCGTCATCATGGCGAGCGCGCTCTATCATGCGCAGCTCGCGCCGACGCTGTTCACCGACCGCGACGGCCGCTATGTCGGGCTCGACCGCGAGGTGCACCGTGCCGAGAAGGGCGAGGAGGCGTTCAGCACCTATTCGCTGTGGGACACCTATCGCGCGCTCCATCCGCTGCTGACCTTGATCGATCCCGAGCGCGCCGCGCTGCTCGTCCGCGACATCTGCCGACAGACCGCGCAGAGCCCCGCCGGCCCGCTCGTCTGGCCGCTGCAGGGGGTCGAAACCGCGTGCATGATCGGCTGGCACGGCGTCTCGGTGCTCGCCGAGGCGCACGCCAAGGGGATCAAGGCCGATTATGCCGCCGCCTGGCCGAACATCCGCCGCCGCGCCTTCGACCGCGATTACAAGGATATCGACAGCACACTCGGCCGCGGCTTCTATTACGACCTCGGCTATATCCCGTGCGACGAGGTGTGGGAGTCGGTCAGCCGGACGCAGGAATATGCCTATGACGACTGGGCGATGGCGCATCTCGCCGATGCCGTCGGCGCCAAGGACGACGCCGCGGCGCTGCGCAAGCGCGCGCAAAATTATCGCGGCGTCATCGATCCCGAAACCCGCTTCGCGCGCCCACGCTTCAAGGACGGCAGCTGGTGGAAGGATTATGATCCCGTCCAGATCGGCCATAACGTCAAGAAATGGCGCGACTATACCGAGGCGAACGGCTGGCAGGCGACCTTCCTCAACCAGCATGACGTCTATGGCCTGATCGAGCATTTCGGCGGCGACGCGGAATTCGAGAAAAAGCTCGACGCGCTGTTCAACGCGCCCTCGACCCTGCCAGACAATGCGCCGCCCGACATTTCGGGGCTCGTCGGCCAATATGCGCATGGGAACGAGCCGAACCACCATGTCGCTTACATGTACGCCTATTGCGGCGCCCCCGCGAAGGCGCAGGCGATGGTCCGGCGGCTGCTCGTCGAAATGTACAGGAACGACCCCGATGGCGTGATCGGCAACGACGATTGCGGGCAGATGAGCGCCTGGTTCATCCTCTCGGCGCTCGGCTTCTATCCGGTCGATCCGGTGAGCGCGATCTACGTCTTCGGATCGCCGCTGTTCGACGTCGCCGAGGTCACGGTCGGCGCAGGCAAGACGCTGACCGTCCGTGCCGAGGGCAATGGCCCCGACCGGCCTTATGTCCAGTCGGTGCGCTGGAACGGCAAGCCGTGGAGCAAGAACTGGATCGCGCATTCCGACCTCATCGGCGGTGGCGAGCTCGTCTTCGAAATGGGCGCCAAACCGTCGCAGTTCGGGACGGCGAAGGCCGACCGACCCCCTTCCTTTGGCGCCAATTCCCGATAG
- a CDS encoding ROK family protein: MGDGSDSPHLFAGVELGGTKCVCILAAGPDDIRDRQVIPTTAPWETLPAIKAVLDGWWGTHGFAGLGIASFGPIKLNPRAADYGQVGATNKPDWEGADLLGPLKAAFPVPIGFDTDVNGAALAEIRWGSGRGLDDFAYVTVGTGVGVGLIVHGKPTRGFSHSEIGHILVPRLANDDMVSVCRFHDDCVEGLASGTALNARLGGRALADVASDDPVWEPIVHTLASMVHSLACTTGPIRVAMGGGVLAGQPQLLPRINAEVEASLSGYMQIPGDGAYVTAPELGTMAGPLGAIALAIDAVGAPA; this comes from the coding sequence ATGGGAGATGGCTCCGATAGCCCGCACCTGTTCGCCGGAGTCGAGCTCGGCGGCACCAAATGCGTCTGCATTCTCGCCGCCGGCCCCGACGACATTCGCGACCGGCAAGTGATCCCGACGACCGCGCCGTGGGAAACGCTGCCCGCGATCAAGGCGGTGCTCGACGGCTGGTGGGGAACGCACGGCTTTGCCGGTCTTGGCATCGCGTCCTTCGGTCCGATCAAGCTCAATCCCCGCGCCGCCGATTATGGACAGGTCGGCGCGACGAACAAACCCGATTGGGAGGGCGCCGACCTGCTCGGCCCGCTCAAGGCGGCCTTTCCCGTACCGATCGGGTTCGACACCGACGTCAACGGCGCGGCGCTTGCCGAAATCCGCTGGGGCAGCGGGCGCGGCCTCGACGATTTCGCTTATGTCACGGTCGGCACCGGCGTCGGCGTCGGGCTGATCGTCCACGGCAAGCCGACGCGCGGCTTCAGCCACAGCGAAATTGGCCACATTCTCGTCCCACGCCTCGCGAACGACGATATGGTCAGCGTCTGCCGCTTCCACGACGATTGTGTCGAAGGGCTGGCCTCGGGCACCGCTCTCAATGCGCGGCTGGGCGGGCGGGCGCTGGCGGACGTCGCCTCCGACGATCCGGTCTGGGAGCCGATCGTGCACACGCTGGCGTCGATGGTCCATTCGCTCGCCTGCACAACGGGCCCGATCCGTGTAGCGATGGGCGGCGGCGTGCTCGCCGGGCAGCCGCAATTGCTGCCGCGGATCAACGCAGAGGTCGAAGCGAGCCTCTCGGGCTATATGCAGATACCGGGCGACGGGGCCTATGTCACCGCGCCCGAACTCGGGACGATGGCGGGACCGCTCGGCGCGATCGCGCTGGCGATCGACGCAGTGGGGGCGCCGGCATGA
- a CDS encoding GH92 family glycosyl hydrolase translates to MKRFATAAALLALLPIQSFAEQPAPDPLSFVDPMIGTGPEGHTFPGATAPFGMVQLSPDTDATCQIRDCYDHAAGYSYHDPSIQGFSHTHFSGAGHSDLGDILVMPQVGEVKLDPGDPKQPGSGYRQRFSHDTEKASPGYYAVTLADSGIRAELTAGTRVGVHRYSFPAGKDAHLLLDLRSSLYDYPGKILWSGLHLRPDGTLTGFRETRGWAPGRKLYFAMRFSAPLKGHAFLDRDEKVAYKGFQAPGRGSDALAEKLGKALEAKLDFGALTGPLEVRVALSGVDEAGAIANLDAESAGFDAVRARTEGEWRKALGALQIEAPAPMRTNLYTALYHSLLAPSVWSDVDGRYRGPDDQVHAAKEFTFRSTFSLWDTFRAQHPLLTLVAPDQTNTDIVKSLVASRKASPHGILPVWQFHGRETWTMIGYHAVPVIADAYMKGVGDFDAAEALDAMVASAEYAPYGGLGDYMKLGYVAIDREPEAASKTVEYAYDDWTIARMAEKMGRKDIADRFYKRAGYWRNSFDAKTGWLRARKADGSFRTPFDPTAINYGSDYTEGNAWQYSWFVPQDQAALFRILGGDAKTVAKLDAMFDYDNSKLDYSHAEDIAGLIGQYIHGNEPSHHVAYLYAYAGAPWRTQERLKQIVDSQYKPTPDGLSGNDDLGQMSAWLVFTGLGFYPVAPGSNQYVIGRPFVDRAVLNLPGGKRFTVETTGLSDANRYVGKVELNGKPLTRSWISDAEIRGGGTLRFTMQAKPDTAWGKAAGARPYSQSTERSAR, encoded by the coding sequence ATGAAACGCTTCGCCACCGCTGCCGCGCTGCTCGCCCTCCTGCCGATCCAGTCCTTCGCCGAACAGCCCGCGCCCGATCCGCTGAGCTTCGTCGACCCGATGATCGGTACCGGTCCCGAAGGTCACACCTTCCCTGGCGCGACCGCGCCCTTCGGCATGGTCCAGCTGTCGCCCGACACCGACGCGACGTGCCAGATCCGCGACTGCTACGATCATGCCGCGGGCTACTCCTACCACGACCCATCGATCCAGGGGTTCAGTCACACGCACTTCTCGGGCGCGGGCCATTCGGACCTCGGCGACATCCTCGTCATGCCGCAGGTCGGCGAGGTCAAGCTCGATCCCGGCGATCCGAAGCAGCCCGGTTCGGGCTATCGTCAGCGGTTCAGCCATGACACCGAAAAGGCGAGCCCCGGCTATTATGCGGTGACGCTCGCGGATTCGGGCATCCGCGCCGAACTCACCGCGGGAACGCGCGTCGGCGTGCATCGCTACAGCTTCCCGGCGGGCAAGGACGCGCATCTGCTGCTCGACCTCCGTTCGTCGCTCTATGATTATCCGGGCAAGATCCTGTGGTCGGGCCTGCACCTCCGTCCCGACGGCACGCTCACCGGTTTCCGCGAGACGCGCGGCTGGGCACCGGGGCGCAAGCTATATTTCGCGATGCGCTTCTCGGCGCCGCTCAAGGGTCATGCCTTCCTCGATCGCGACGAGAAGGTCGCGTACAAGGGCTTCCAGGCCCCCGGCCGCGGCAGCGATGCGCTCGCCGAAAAGCTCGGCAAGGCGCTTGAGGCGAAGCTTGATTTCGGCGCGCTCACCGGCCCGCTCGAAGTTCGCGTCGCGCTGTCGGGCGTTGACGAGGCCGGTGCGATCGCCAATCTCGACGCTGAGAGCGCCGGTTTCGATGCCGTCCGCGCGCGCACCGAAGGCGAATGGCGCAAGGCGCTCGGCGCGCTTCAGATTGAGGCGCCCGCCCCGATGCGCACCAATCTCTACACCGCGCTTTACCACAGCCTGCTCGCGCCGAGCGTGTGGAGCGATGTCGACGGGCGCTATCGCGGCCCCGACGATCAGGTCCATGCCGCAAAGGAGTTTACCTTCCGCTCGACCTTTTCGCTCTGGGATACGTTCCGCGCGCAGCACCCGCTGCTGACGCTTGTCGCGCCCGATCAGACGAACACCGACATCGTCAAATCGCTCGTCGCGAGCCGCAAGGCGAGCCCGCACGGCATCCTTCCCGTGTGGCAGTTCCACGGCCGTGAGACCTGGACGATGATCGGCTATCACGCGGTCCCCGTCATCGCCGACGCCTATATGAAGGGCGTGGGCGATTTCGACGCGGCCGAAGCGTTGGATGCGATGGTCGCGAGCGCCGAATATGCCCCCTATGGCGGGCTCGGCGATTATATGAAGCTCGGCTATGTCGCGATCGATCGCGAGCCCGAAGCGGCGTCGAAGACGGTCGAATATGCCTATGACGACTGGACGATCGCGCGGATGGCCGAGAAGATGGGGCGCAAGGACATCGCCGACCGCTTCTACAAACGCGCGGGATACTGGCGGAACAGCTTCGACGCGAAGACCGGCTGGCTCCGCGCGCGCAAGGCCGACGGTAGCTTCCGCACCCCCTTCGATCCGACCGCGATCAACTATGGCTCGGACTATACCGAGGGCAACGCCTGGCAGTACAGCTGGTTCGTCCCGCAGGATCAGGCCGCGCTCTTCCGCATCCTCGGCGGCGACGCCAAGACCGTCGCGAAGCTCGACGCGATGTTCGACTATGACAACTCGAAGCTCGATTACAGCCACGCCGAGGATATCGCCGGGCTGATCGGCCAATATATCCATGGCAACGAGCCGAGCCACCATGTCGCCTATCTCTATGCCTATGCGGGTGCGCCGTGGCGGACGCAGGAGCGGCTGAAGCAGATCGTCGACAGCCAGTATAAGCCGACCCCCGATGGCCTGTCGGGCAACGACGATCTCGGGCAGATGTCGGCGTGGCTCGTCTTCACCGGGCTCGGTTTCTATCCGGTCGCGCCGGGGTCGAACCAATATGTGATCGGCCGGCCTTTCGTCGACCGCGCGGTGCTGAACCTGCCCGGCGGCAAGCGCTTCACGGTCGAGACGACGGGACTTTCCGACGCGAACCGCTATGTCGGCAAGGTCGAGCTCAATGGCAAGCCGCTGACGCGCAGCTGGATTTCGGACGCCGAGATCCGCGGCGGCGGCACGCTCCGCTTCACGATGCAAGCCAAGCCCGATACCGCATGGGGCAAGGCCGCAGGTGCGCGGCCCTATTCGCAATCGACCGAGCGTAGCGCGCGCTGA